The following proteins come from a genomic window of Kitasatospora sp. NBC_01246:
- the fdhD gene encoding formate dehydrogenase accessory sulfurtransferase FdhD, whose product MTRATARRRVVRLHGDGRSTRPDALAAEEPLEIRVGGEPLTVTMRTPGQDFDLVAGFLVGEGLVHTAEDLAALRYCAGTDEDGANTYNVVDAALRGARALPLSAHRNLLTTSACGLCGRDTVDAVRTHVRHPVGDDPLTVPPALLYGLADRLRATQRTFDSTGGLHAAGLFDGTSGALLCAREDVGRHNAVDKVVGWALRAGRLPLTGHVLLVSGRASFELTQKAALAGVPLLAAVSAPSSLAVDLAEELGLTLVGFLRGERANVYTRPDRISG is encoded by the coding sequence ATGACGCGGGCGACGGCACGGCGGCGAGTGGTGCGGCTGCACGGGGACGGCCGCAGCACGCGACCGGACGCCCTCGCGGCGGAGGAGCCGCTGGAGATCCGGGTCGGCGGCGAGCCGCTGACGGTGACCATGCGCACGCCCGGCCAGGACTTCGACCTGGTGGCCGGCTTCCTGGTCGGCGAGGGGCTGGTGCACACGGCCGAGGACCTCGCGGCCCTGCGCTACTGCGCCGGGACGGACGAGGACGGCGCGAACACCTACAACGTGGTGGACGCGGCCCTGCGCGGCGCCCGCGCCCTCCCGCTCTCCGCCCACCGCAACCTGCTCACCACCAGCGCCTGCGGCCTCTGCGGCCGCGACACGGTGGACGCCGTCCGCACCCACGTCCGCCACCCCGTCGGGGACGACCCGCTGACCGTCCCCCCGGCCCTGCTGTACGGGCTGGCGGACCGGCTCCGGGCCACCCAGCGGACCTTCGACTCGACCGGCGGCCTGCACGCGGCCGGGCTGTTCGACGGGACGAGCGGCGCGCTGCTCTGCGCCCGCGAGGACGTCGGCCGGCACAACGCGGTGGACAAGGTGGTCGGCTGGGCCCTGCGCGCGGGCCGGCTGCCGCTGACCGGGCACGTCCTGCTGGTCAGCGGTCGCGCCTCGTTCGAGCTGACCCAGAAGGCCGCGCTGGCGGGCGTCCCCCTGCTGGCCGCCGTCTCCGCGCCGTCCTCCCTCGCGGTGGACCTCGCCGAGGAGCTGGGCCTGACCCTGGTCGGCTTCCTGCGCGGCGAACGCGCCAACGTCTACACCCGCCCGGACCGGATCAGCGGCTGA
- a CDS encoding TetR/AcrR family transcriptional regulator — translation MTRSSSPDPTRRSERSRQAVLTAAAELVAEVGFGKLTIEAIAARAGVGKQTIYRWWPSKGAVVFDAFQAANENASGSLALPDTGDLAADLRAVLRPTADQLADPGFDNTGRGLVSEHLRDPALLREYRERLLDPLLEVTRERLRTAREAGQIAADADLDLAVELLYGPMYYRWLHGLGPLDHAYADRLVAGVLRALRP, via the coding sequence ATGACCCGCAGCAGCTCTCCCGATCCCACCCGCCGCAGCGAGCGCTCCCGCCAGGCCGTCCTCACCGCCGCCGCCGAACTGGTGGCCGAGGTGGGCTTCGGCAAGCTGACCATCGAGGCGATCGCCGCCCGGGCCGGCGTCGGCAAGCAGACCATCTACCGCTGGTGGCCCTCCAAGGGCGCGGTGGTCTTCGACGCCTTCCAGGCCGCCAACGAGAACGCCTCCGGCAGTCTGGCGCTGCCCGACACCGGCGACCTCGCCGCCGACCTGCGCGCCGTCCTGCGGCCGACGGCCGACCAGCTCGCCGACCCGGGCTTCGACAACACCGGCCGCGGCCTGGTCTCCGAGCACCTGCGCGACCCGGCCCTGCTGCGGGAGTACCGCGAGCGCCTGCTGGACCCTCTACTGGAGGTCACCCGGGAGCGCCTGCGCACCGCCCGCGAGGCCGGGCAGATCGCCGCCGACGCCGACCTCGACCTCGCCGTCGAACTGCTCTACGGCCCGATGTACTACCGCTGGCTGCACGGCCTCGGCCCGCTCGACCACGCCTACGCGGACCGTCTGGTGGCGGGCGTCCTGCGCGCCCTGCGGCCGTGA